The genomic window TACAAATACCTCCAGTTACATTTACTCATAGCTTCGGCAGGTTAAGCAACTTGGAAGGTGACATAAATGATGGCCTTGAAATTGAATACCGTCATAAAGATAAACCAAAAAATCACTATATGATTTGGGTCAAGCCAGCAAAGCACGGATTATCAATTATAGAAGATCATATTGATCAAACTTTTACTCTTAAAGATGGTAGTAAAGCGATATATAGTACAAAAAAAGCAAAAGGATTTAATCTACTTATCTTCGAAAAAGATGGTTGGCAGTATATTCTTAACATAAACAAAGATGTGTCAGACCAAAATACACCAGAAAATTTAGTTGAGATAGCAAACTCAGTGAGTCCATAACCAGATAGAAAAAGCATTGGTATTAGATCCAATGCTTTTTTCTTGTTCCCTTGTTACAAGTGAACAATTCTTTTATCGTAAACGATTTGGGCTTCTGTTCCCATATAAGACCTCTATACCTGATGATCTTTTTAAACATTACTGCTTCTTAGTGTAAGAGCGACAGTGGATTAAAATAAGGTTGTCACTTTTTCAGCAACAACCTTTACATTATTTCCTTATACGCTTTCTTTCTGTTCTTGAAGGTAATATGTTAATAACATCAACGTATCCATCATTTTCATGTACTGCATAGTAAATTACATAGTTCAACATTTTATGTCTACTTTTACCGTATATTAATCTTCTTAACCCTTTAAAACTTCCACTTTCAACTGATTGACCAATGAAAGGGTTACTGGAAAGCTTATCATCAATATAATCAATTATTTCGTCTTCTTTGGCGTACCACCAGTTTAAGGTTTCTTCTCCTTGATCAGAAAAGAAATGTTGAATTTTATCTAAACTCAATTCAAACTCCTCTGTAAAAAGAACAGTAAAAGGCTTTTTATTTTCTTTCTTCATTGCGCTTAGATTTCAGCTCTCTTCCAGAATACCTTTTCATATCTGGATTATCTAAATACCTAGTCAATGAAGCTTTAAGTTCAGGATATTCTTCAATTTCTTGTGCTAAATCAGAATCCAAAGCATAATCTATTCTTTCTGATTCACCTTCTACTTCAACGGAAACCAATTTACCATTCATAACAAAGACTCCTGACTCTCTTCCATTTAGTGCACTAAATAATTCTTGTTTTGCCTGTTCACTCATTGAATTCATTTAGATTTCACCTCAGTTCAATTATATCAAATGTCTCTATAAGAATTCTATTCAAAATTAAATACACTTTAAGCTCACTATCCAATAAGTCACAAAGTCCTTATTCAAGATAAGCTTCCGTTAGCACAAGAAATAACTATTCCTTTGAACAATCTGCTATTTCTGGTTGTTTAGGAAGGACAAATGATTGGTCACGAACTACTACTGTTTCAGGGATAAAGCATATTAAAACATTACTATTATCTAAGTTTTTAAAACGTGGGTCCCATTTTTCTATTTCAGTACCTAAGTAACGAGAAATTAACTGATTAGCTATCATCTTCTCAAAAGGCTTTACGGTTGCTGTACCTCTAAATCCTGCATGTAAAAAAAGTCCATTATGCTGATTGTAATCTACTATTCCAATAGCACACTTTGGATTTTCCCTTATTCTATCTGGAAATGTATCTGAAGCTGTACCTATTATCCAAATTTTGTTATCTTCCCAATAAAACCAAACAGGTGAATCTCTCGGTGCATCCTCTACCACTGTTGATAAATGAGCTACTAAAGGCTTTGAAAGAAAATTTTCTAAATCAAAACTTTTACCTGTATCTCTAATAATTCTCATCATGACCTCCTGATTAACCATCTTTTTATTACTTCTTTCTTAAACAAGTCTGCTTCTTTAGTTTAAGGTCACTATTTCACAATCTCTATGATTTTCATACCTAAATCATACCAGAAAATGACGATTGATTGTTCTTTGTTTCCACAAATATGGAAATAATTCCTCTAAATGAAGTTAATTAAATGGAGGGATTTTACGTGTTACTAACAAAAGCCTGGGAAGCCTACAAAGCGGAAAAACGAATTGAAGGGTCTTCACCTCATACCCTAAAACGCCTACCGTCTTCAGGCAAACCTCTTAGTCCGCCACTTCCAAGATATTAATGTTCAGTCGATTACCACACAAGGAATTTAAGGATTACTTGGCTTCATCCAGTGAAGGATTAAAACCCTCAAGCCTTGCCCACAGAGTTAGATTTATTCGGTCATTCTTTCGGTGGTTACATGAAGAAGGCCATATTCCTGTGAATCCAGCTTCGA from Bacillus sp. HMF5848 includes these protein-coding regions:
- a CDS encoding type II toxin-antitoxin system RelE/ParE family toxin — protein: MKKENKKPFTVLFTEEFELSLDKIQHFFSDQGEETLNWWYAKEDEIIDYIDDKLSSNPFIGQSVESGSFKGLRRLIYGKSRHKMLNYVIYYAVHENDGYVDVINILPSRTERKRIRK
- a CDS encoding pyridoxamine 5'-phosphate oxidase family protein; its protein translation is MMRIIRDTGKSFDLENFLSKPLVAHLSTVVEDAPRDSPVWFYWEDNKIWIIGTASDTFPDRIRENPKCAIGIVDYNQHNGLFLHAGFRGTATVKPFEKMIANQLISRYLGTEIEKWDPRFKNLDNSNVLICFIPETVVVRDQSFVLPKQPEIADCSKE